One segment of Dermochelys coriacea isolate rDerCor1 chromosome 27, rDerCor1.pri.v4, whole genome shotgun sequence DNA contains the following:
- the LOC119849170 gene encoding melanoregulin-like: MDVWHQICCCSCEQEEPENNPLLSSEMLRYFDQLGKRKRAQATNLWNEPVDDTHMERDDDRELYNLLQKRARLRRGSEGYRRLSFEISAHRQIRREVKDRWRQILEVLGFSGEADSLLDITSTASYSSLRQPLQARQLLAALAEQTSLFDRHCSLPERYLFVLDRLLVLDAGDDFLSAARHYYPLEAEEGPPSEEEPPSQEAMLVTLSLVPQGGEEEEEEATVMDEGSLLVKLIE; this comes from the exons ATGGATGTTTGGCACCaaatctgctgctgctcctgtgaaCAAGAAGAGCCAGAGAACAATCCACTCCTCAG CAGTGAGATGCTCCGGTACTTCGATCAGCTGGGGAAGCGCAAACGGGCCCAGGCCACCAACCTGTGGAACGAGCCGGTGGACGACACCCATATGGAGCGCGATGACGACCGCGAGCTCTACAACCTGCTGCAGAAACGGGCCAGGCTGCGCCGCGGCTCAGAG GGCTACCGACGCCTGAGCTTCGAAATCAGCGCCCACCGTCAAATCCGCCGCGAGGTGAAGGACCGATGGAGGCAGATCCTAGAGGTCCTGG GGTTCAGCGGCGAGGCCGACAGCTTGCTCGACATCACCTCCACAGCCTCCTACAGCTCCCTGCGCCAACCCCTGCAGGCCCGCCAGCTCCTTGCCGCCCTGGCCGAGCAGACCAGCCTCTTCGACCGCCACTGCAGCCTCCCCGAGCGCTACCTCTTCGTCCtg gaCCGGCTGCTCGTCCTGGACGCGGGCGATGACTTCCTCTCCGCTGCCCGGCACTACTACCCCCTGGAGGCCGAGGAGGGGCCCCCCAGCGAGGAGGAGCCCCCCAGCCAGGAGGCCATGCTGGTGACGCTGAGCCTGGTGCCccaaggaggggaggaagaggaggaggaggctacAGTGATGGATGAAGGGTCCCTGTTGGTCAAGTTGATAGAGTGA